One window of Salegentibacter sp. Hel_I_6 genomic DNA carries:
- a CDS encoding universal stress protein — MEKKILIPSNFTKHAWSALVYALNLYKNFPCTFFILNTYKVPVRISLNRNHNAAVEAAKLESEKGLQKILQGLNFRKENEKHKFETISREKELSEAIQETIDSYNIDLILMVSRGENVSINAAFENEISEVIEKVEDCPFLIIPEQMQALPASNREIIFPTNYKFPFKNKEVAPLIDMAGNLNASIRILYIDSDNRPLSKEQEQNKETLKAYFSEVDFSFHKLTQTTVTTGIHLFIESRESNFLALYKRKQGFFSKLFSQRFKEDIDFNPKVPVLILKEME; from the coding sequence ATGGAGAAAAAAATACTTATTCCTTCTAACTTCACCAAACATGCCTGGAGCGCCCTGGTGTATGCCTTAAATCTTTATAAAAATTTTCCCTGTACTTTTTTTATTCTGAACACTTATAAAGTTCCCGTGAGGATTTCTCTTAACAGAAATCATAACGCTGCGGTGGAGGCAGCAAAACTTGAATCGGAGAAAGGCTTGCAAAAAATACTTCAGGGATTAAATTTTAGGAAGGAGAACGAGAAACATAAATTTGAAACAATCTCCCGGGAAAAGGAACTTTCTGAGGCTATCCAGGAAACCATAGACAGCTATAATATAGATCTTATTTTAATGGTTTCCCGTGGTGAAAATGTATCGATTAATGCAGCCTTTGAAAATGAAATTTCAGAAGTTATTGAAAAAGTTGAGGATTGCCCTTTTTTAATTATTCCAGAGCAAATGCAAGCTCTTCCTGCTTCTAATCGAGAAATTATTTTTCCTACTAATTATAAATTTCCTTTTAAAAACAAAGAAGTTGCGCCGCTTATAGATATGGCAGGTAATTTAAATGCAAGTATTAGAATTTTATATATTGATAGTGATAACAGGCCACTTAGCAAAGAGCAGGAACAAAATAAAGAAACACTAAAAGCCTATTTTTCTGAAGTAGATTTCAGCTTCCATAAACTCACACAAACAACGGTTACAACGGGAATTCATTTATTTATTGAAAGCAGGGAAAGTAACTTTTTGGCGCTTTATAAACGCAAACAGGGATTTTTCAGCAAGCTCTTTTCACAACGATTTAAAGAAGATATAGACTTCAACCCGAAAGTTCCGGTATTGATTTTAAAAGAAATGGAATAA
- a CDS encoding DUF1801 domain-containing protein, whose protein sequence is MKIEANSVEDYVNQISEDKKSALIKLREIIQKNIPEGFTETLNYGMIGYVVPHKIYPAGYHANPKLPLPFINIAAQKNFIALYHLGLYADPDLLKWFKEEYAKLPINKIDIGKSCIRFKKPDKIPFELIGELVAKITVRDWIDLYESQLR, encoded by the coding sequence ATGAAGATTGAAGCTAATTCTGTTGAAGATTATGTAAATCAGATTTCCGAAGATAAAAAGTCGGCGTTAATTAAGCTTCGTGAAATAATTCAGAAAAATATTCCTGAAGGTTTTACTGAAACCTTAAACTACGGAATGATTGGTTATGTTGTCCCACACAAAATTTACCCTGCCGGATACCACGCCAACCCCAAACTCCCCTTACCTTTTATAAATATTGCAGCACAAAAGAATTTTATCGCACTTTACCACCTGGGTTTATATGCTGATCCTGATTTATTAAAATGGTTTAAAGAAGAATATGCAAAATTACCTATCAACAAAATAGATATTGGAAAGAGTTGTATCAGGTTTAAAAAACCTGATAAGATCCCTTTTGAATTAATCGGCGAGCTAGTAGCTAAAATCACCGTACGGGATTGGATCGATCTATATGAAAGTCAACTTCGGTAA
- a CDS encoding amidohydrolase family protein, producing MKSALRFFVFFFIFQLSTAQVEKAPERTQGEGPWSQLIIRGVTLINGNGAPPTGPVDVVVTDNRITGVHVVGYPGVEIDATKRPELKEGGKELDATGMFLLPGFIDVHGHIGGKAQGADAEYVFKLWMAHGITTVRDPSAGNGLDWVLDQKQKSAANEITAPRLYAYTAFGQGSKEGISTPEQAREWVRQNAKNGADGIKFFGAPPKIMEAALDENKKVGLRATAHHAQMAVAKWNVLHSARAGLNSMEHWYGLPEAMFTNQTVQDYPADYNYNNEQDRFSQAGKLWEQAAEPGSEKWNAVMEELLELNFTLSPTFNIYEASRDLMRARTAEWHSDYTMPSLWEFYQPSKISHGSYWHFWGTEQEVDWKRNYRKWMDFVNEYKNRGGRVVAGSDSGFIFQLYGFAYIRELELLREAGLHPMEVVMAATLNGAELLGVEDDLGSIEVGKLADFVLVEENPLANFKVLYGTGAIKLTEENEVVRVGGVKYTIKDGIIYDSKKMLEDVKEMVDKKKEETGFKFRQPGVVR from the coding sequence ATGAAATCAGCCCTCCGTTTCTTCGTTTTCTTTTTTATATTTCAGTTAAGCACTGCCCAGGTAGAAAAAGCCCCGGAAAGAACACAGGGAGAAGGGCCCTGGTCTCAACTCATAATAAGAGGTGTGACGCTTATTAATGGGAATGGAGCACCACCAACGGGACCGGTGGATGTAGTTGTTACCGATAACCGCATCACCGGGGTACATGTAGTGGGATATCCCGGGGTGGAGATTGATGCTACTAAAAGACCGGAACTGAAAGAAGGAGGAAAAGAACTGGATGCTACGGGAATGTTTTTGCTTCCGGGATTTATAGATGTGCACGGGCATATTGGCGGAAAAGCGCAAGGAGCAGATGCTGAATATGTTTTTAAACTTTGGATGGCCCATGGAATAACCACGGTTAGAGATCCATCGGCGGGTAACGGACTCGATTGGGTGCTGGATCAAAAACAGAAAAGTGCTGCCAATGAGATTACTGCTCCGCGGCTTTATGCTTACACGGCATTTGGGCAGGGTAGTAAGGAAGGAATTTCTACGCCTGAACAAGCCCGGGAATGGGTGAGGCAAAATGCAAAAAATGGAGCAGATGGAATAAAATTCTTCGGTGCGCCTCCAAAAATTATGGAAGCAGCATTGGATGAAAATAAAAAAGTAGGATTAAGAGCCACGGCGCATCATGCTCAAATGGCGGTTGCAAAATGGAATGTACTTCATTCGGCGCGTGCGGGTCTAAATAGCATGGAACACTGGTACGGCTTGCCAGAAGCGATGTTTACCAACCAAACAGTGCAGGACTATCCTGCAGATTATAACTACAATAACGAGCAGGATAGGTTTAGCCAGGCCGGTAAACTATGGGAGCAGGCAGCAGAACCGGGAAGCGAAAAATGGAATGCTGTGATGGAAGAACTCCTGGAATTAAATTTCACACTTTCTCCTACCTTTAATATTTATGAGGCTAGCAGGGATCTTATGCGTGCACGAACTGCCGAATGGCATAGCGATTACACGATGCCTTCTCTTTGGGAGTTTTATCAGCCCAGCAAGATTTCACACGGCTCTTATTGGCATTTTTGGGGAACAGAACAAGAAGTAGACTGGAAACGAAATTACCGAAAATGGATGGATTTTGTGAACGAATATAAAAACCGAGGCGGGCGCGTTGTAGCAGGATCTGATTCCGGATTTATTTTTCAGTTATATGGATTTGCTTATATAAGAGAATTGGAATTGCTTCGTGAAGCTGGACTGCATCCTATGGAAGTTGTTATGGCAGCAACCCTAAATGGTGCAGAATTGCTGGGAGTGGAAGATGACCTGGGGTCTATAGAGGTTGGTAAGCTGGCAGATTTTGTACTTGTTGAAGAGAACCCGCTTGCTAATTTTAAAGTGCTTTACGGTACCGGTGCAATCAAACTTACTGAGGAAAATGAGGTAGTTAGGGTAGGTGGAGTAAAGTATACTATTAAAGATGGGATTATTTATGATTCTAAAAAAATGCTCGAAGATGTGAAGGAGATGGTGGATAAGAAAAAAGAGGAAACAGGCTTTAAATTTAGACAACCGGGGGTAGTGAGGTAG
- a CDS encoding DUF4494 domain-containing protein, which produces MSVIWYECKVKYRKTHETGEQKVTTDTYLLDAVSYTEAEARISEEMKAYTSEDFRIMNIKVANFSEVHPFENSDRWFKSKVSLVALDEESGKEKKTNTYLLVQANDVKEAFENTTQAMQNTMGDYSIPAITESPILAVFPYFTGEEEELEEAEATETAEVTAE; this is translated from the coding sequence ATGAGCGTAATTTGGTATGAATGTAAGGTGAAATACAGAAAAACACACGAAACAGGTGAGCAAAAGGTAACTACAGATACCTACCTATTGGATGCGGTTTCTTATACTGAAGCTGAAGCCAGAATTAGCGAAGAAATGAAGGCCTATACGAGTGAAGATTTCAGGATAATGAATATTAAAGTCGCTAATTTCTCAGAGGTTCATCCTTTCGAAAATTCAGATCGCTGGTTTAAATCGAAAGTTTCTCTGGTAGCTCTTGATGAAGAGAGCGGTAAAGAAAAGAAAACCAATACTTACTTGTTGGTGCAGGCCAATGATGTAAAAGAGGCTTTTGAAAACACTACCCAGGCGATGCAAAATACCATGGGAGATTACAGTATTCCCGCAATTACAGAGTCTCCTATTCTTGCCGTATTTCCATATTTTACAGGAGAAGAAGAGGAATTAGAAGAAGCTGAAGCTACCGAAACTGCTGAGGTAACTGCAGAATAA
- a CDS encoding exonuclease domain-containing protein produces the protein MKDVKFAVTDIETTGGGIKGNKITEICVLVVQNGKVIDEYNSLVNPGTEIPLYIETLTNINDEMVSNAPAFSEIAEEIDKITKDCVFVAHNVNFDYNIIRAEFSNLNLAFQRKRLCTVRLAKKLIPGLFSYSLGNICTSINIPHYDRHRARGDCEATVTLFQRCLDLDPDYEVFTNLLNQRTAASYLPPNFKNSDFEKLPTSTGVYFFKDKDGIPLYIGKAKNIKSRIKSHFQEKSNRKYSLMQATYSIDYELTGSEVLALLRESALILKYFPKFNKAQKKITRPYTLTSYHNQKGIEQFVIHKNKISPVSWMKFYTREEAVKFLEFLCQEFELCPRYCGLQSVVAECSHYKITNCSGMCKGEIDKEEYNRRVSRAVEYINQYENSCLLVEKGRTKTEKSFIYLKRGRFAGYGFVESSEDFKYTEQFEDYLIPQTNSSYADRIVSRYLNTQKNISRLNLNQPEMEEEQAADLSSFNHIY, from the coding sequence ATGAAAGATGTGAAATTTGCTGTAACCGATATTGAAACTACAGGAGGCGGAATTAAAGGGAATAAAATCACAGAAATTTGCGTGCTCGTAGTTCAAAATGGAAAAGTTATTGATGAATATAACTCTTTGGTAAATCCCGGTACCGAGATCCCCCTATATATTGAAACGCTTACCAATATTAACGATGAGATGGTAAGTAACGCTCCGGCCTTTTCTGAAATTGCAGAAGAAATCGACAAAATTACTAAAGATTGTGTTTTTGTAGCACATAATGTGAATTTCGATTATAATATTATTCGCGCAGAATTTAGCAACCTAAATCTGGCTTTTCAAAGAAAACGATTGTGTACCGTGAGATTGGCCAAAAAATTAATTCCCGGTTTGTTTTCCTATAGTTTGGGCAATATTTGTACTTCAATCAACATCCCACATTACGACAGGCATAGGGCTCGTGGCGATTGCGAAGCAACGGTTACATTATTTCAGCGTTGCCTTGATTTAGATCCAGATTATGAAGTATTCACAAATTTGTTGAACCAAAGAACCGCTGCTTCATATCTTCCTCCAAATTTTAAGAATTCAGATTTTGAAAAATTGCCTACTTCAACCGGCGTATATTTCTTTAAAGATAAAGATGGAATTCCGCTTTATATCGGCAAGGCTAAAAATATTAAGAGCAGGATAAAATCTCATTTTCAGGAAAAATCGAACCGAAAATATAGTTTGATGCAGGCCACCTATAGCATAGACTACGAACTTACCGGGAGCGAAGTGCTGGCGCTATTAAGGGAATCGGCTCTTATTTTAAAATATTTCCCGAAATTCAACAAAGCTCAGAAAAAAATTACGCGCCCTTACACTCTTACTTCTTATCATAATCAAAAAGGCATTGAGCAATTTGTGATTCACAAAAATAAGATCTCTCCAGTTAGCTGGATGAAATTTTATACCCGTGAAGAGGCGGTGAAATTTTTAGAATTTCTTTGCCAGGAATTTGAATTATGTCCCAGGTATTGCGGTTTACAAAGTGTAGTTGCTGAATGTAGTCATTACAAAATAACTAACTGCAGCGGGATGTGCAAAGGAGAAATAGATAAAGAGGAATACAACCGAAGAGTTTCTCGCGCGGTAGAGTACATAAACCAATATGAAAACTCCTGCCTGCTGGTGGAAAAAGGTAGAACTAAAACTGAAAAATCTTTTATTTATTTAAAAAGAGGACGTTTTGCCGGATATGGATTTGTAGAAAGTTCAGAAGATTTTAAATATACCGAACAATTTGAAGACTACCTTATCCCACAGACAAATTCAAGTTATGCTGATAGAATTGTGAGTAGGTATTTAAATACTCAAAAAAATATTAGCAGGTTAAACCTTAACCAGCCTGAGATGGAAGAAGAACAAGCCGCAGATCTTTCTAGCTTTAATCATATCTATTAG
- a CDS encoding DUF3291 domain-containing protein, with protein sequence MMQFAHSDLKKIEGQNFYKLMGSGKGAGFNPFPDWEVYALLQVWDSEEAADLFFNESSLMQRYREYTSEVWTLYLKNIRAKGTWSGKTPFIKNEDLDPKNPLLAVITRATIKRRRLVDFWKYVPDSQSRLQTNPGLIFTKGIGEVPVLQMATFSLWENQESMQEYAYAARGHKTAIKKTRELDWYKEELFSRFQPYCSEGIWEGKEPLPQLKKKNKH encoded by the coding sequence ATGATGCAGTTTGCGCATAGTGATCTTAAAAAAATAGAGGGTCAAAACTTTTATAAATTAATGGGCAGCGGGAAAGGAGCAGGTTTTAATCCTTTTCCAGACTGGGAAGTCTATGCCCTGTTGCAAGTTTGGGATTCTGAAGAAGCAGCCGATTTATTTTTTAATGAATCTTCGTTGATGCAAAGATACCGGGAGTATACTTCAGAGGTTTGGACACTTTATTTAAAAAATATTAGGGCAAAAGGCACTTGGTCGGGTAAAACTCCATTTATAAAAAATGAAGATCTAGACCCTAAAAATCCCCTGCTGGCCGTAATCACCAGGGCTACAATTAAACGCCGAAGGTTAGTAGATTTTTGGAAATACGTACCCGATTCTCAATCTCGCTTACAAACAAACCCGGGGCTTATTTTCACTAAAGGAATAGGAGAAGTTCCCGTTTTACAAATGGCCACTTTTAGTCTTTGGGAAAACCAAGAATCTATGCAAGAATATGCCTATGCTGCGCGTGGCCACAAAACGGCCATTAAGAAAACCCGCGAGTTGGATTGGTATAAAGAAGAATTGTTCTCGAGATTTCAACCTTACTGTTCTGAAGGCATTTGGGAAGGAAAAGAACCACTACCTCAGCTAAAAAAGAAGAATAAACATTAG
- a CDS encoding carotenoid biosynthesis protein, producing the protein MNLLIDKWRSGEFKLTISVFILVLFHISAIIGISIGYQDWFVEKTPFTLLLSFLLLIWNFPIETGKKWLLAGVFFFSGMLAEWIGVNTGWLFGNYAYGENMGPKFDGVPYLIGIYWAVLTFISGRISSRISANLLLRILSGAALMVLLDFAMEVSAPVFDFWTFEGGVAPIENYITWFIVAALLHLLYQKADLQGDFKFSISLYLVLFFFFSYFFVYYSI; encoded by the coding sequence ATGAATTTGTTAATTGATAAATGGCGTAGCGGTGAATTTAAACTGACAATTTCTGTCTTTATATTGGTGCTCTTTCATATTTCAGCTATTATAGGGATTAGTATTGGGTACCAGGATTGGTTTGTGGAAAAGACACCCTTCACACTGTTGTTGTCTTTTCTTTTACTTATTTGGAATTTCCCCATAGAAACCGGCAAAAAATGGCTGTTGGCAGGGGTTTTCTTCTTTAGTGGAATGCTGGCCGAATGGATTGGGGTGAATACAGGTTGGCTCTTTGGAAATTATGCTTACGGAGAAAATATGGGACCTAAATTTGACGGGGTGCCTTATCTTATTGGAATTTACTGGGCGGTGCTCACTTTTATTTCCGGCAGAATTTCAAGTAGAATTTCTGCTAATTTATTATTAAGAATTTTAAGCGGGGCTGCGCTTATGGTTTTACTGGACTTTGCCATGGAAGTTTCGGCCCCTGTGTTTGATTTCTGGACCTTTGAAGGGGGAGTGGCTCCTATTGAAAATTATATTACCTGGTTTATAGTCGCCGCTCTTTTGCATTTGCTTTATCAAAAGGCTGATTTGCAAGGTGATTTTAAATTTTCTATTTCCCTGTACCTCGTTTTATTCTTCTTTTTCAGCTATTTTTTCGTCTATTATAGTATATGA
- the crtD gene encoding 1-hydroxycarotenoid 3,4-desaturase CrtD, which translates to MAKAIVIGSGIAGIATALRLRKKAYEVQVFESNSYPGGKLHAFTQSNFRFDVGPSLFTMPHFVDELFELYNLNPREYFNYKSKETVCNYFWEDGTTFSVKKNSEKFIEDATETFDTGGNELRNYIANAKKKYELTSGIFLEKSLHKADTYFSLETLKALLQMHKLHINKNLNELNESSFRDPRLVQLFNRYATYNGSSPYQTPGIMSMIPHLEMHYGTFFPEGGMHSITKSLYRLACDKGIEFHFNEPVDKINYTGTKAIGISTLKGSYEADVLVSNMDIYPTYHKLLKDLKKPEKTLKQERSSSALIFYWGINGNFPQLDLHNILFSSDYPEEFKMIFKEKSLSDDPTVYINITSKEDAKDAPAGSENWFVMINAPGNYGQDWEKLVAEARKHIINKINRLLGVQLEDLIISESIMDPVKIENDTSSYRGALYGAASNSKFAAFLRHPNFSNQLENLYFCGGSVHPGGGIPLCLMSAKIVTELIQAP; encoded by the coding sequence ATGGCTAAAGCTATCGTAATAGGTTCAGGAATAGCCGGGATCGCGACTGCGCTGAGATTACGGAAAAAAGCTTACGAGGTGCAGGTATTCGAAAGCAATTCTTATCCGGGCGGGAAACTCCATGCATTTACCCAATCAAATTTCAGGTTTGATGTTGGCCCTTCCCTTTTTACGATGCCCCATTTTGTAGATGAGCTCTTTGAACTTTATAATTTAAATCCCAGGGAATATTTTAATTACAAATCCAAAGAAACAGTTTGTAACTATTTTTGGGAGGATGGTACTACATTTTCGGTAAAAAAGAATTCTGAGAAATTTATAGAAGATGCAACAGAAACTTTCGATACTGGTGGTAACGAACTACGAAACTATATAGCCAACGCAAAAAAGAAATATGAGCTTACTTCAGGAATCTTTCTCGAGAAATCCCTGCATAAAGCTGATACCTATTTTTCTTTGGAGACGCTTAAGGCTTTATTGCAAATGCATAAGCTTCATATCAATAAAAATCTGAATGAACTTAATGAAAGCAGTTTCCGGGATCCCAGGTTAGTGCAGCTGTTCAACCGTTACGCGACCTATAACGGTTCGTCTCCCTACCAAACTCCGGGAATAATGTCTATGATCCCGCATCTGGAAATGCACTACGGAACATTTTTTCCTGAAGGTGGCATGCATAGTATTACGAAAAGCCTTTACCGCCTCGCTTGCGATAAGGGGATTGAGTTTCATTTCAATGAACCTGTAGATAAAATTAACTATACCGGCACAAAGGCTATTGGAATATCCACTTTAAAAGGATCTTATGAGGCCGATGTGTTAGTTTCCAATATGGATATTTACCCTACTTACCATAAACTTTTAAAGGACCTGAAGAAACCGGAAAAAACCCTGAAACAGGAAAGATCCAGCTCTGCACTTATTTTTTATTGGGGTATTAATGGCAATTTTCCACAACTGGATCTTCACAATATTTTATTCAGTAGTGATTATCCAGAAGAATTTAAAATGATTTTTAAAGAAAAATCGTTGTCAGATGATCCTACGGTGTATATTAATATTACTTCCAAGGAAGACGCTAAAGATGCGCCTGCAGGTTCAGAAAATTGGTTTGTAATGATCAATGCTCCCGGTAATTATGGGCAGGATTGGGAGAAGCTCGTAGCTGAAGCAAGAAAACATATAATAAATAAAATAAATAGGCTGCTGGGAGTACAACTGGAAGATCTTATAATAAGCGAAAGCATTATGGACCCAGTGAAGATTGAAAACGACACCAGTTCTTATCGTGGTGCTTTATATGGAGCAGCAAGTAATTCCAAATTTGCGGCTTTTCTACGACATCCAAATTTTAGTAACCAGCTGGAGAACCTCTATTTTTGCGGAGGATCAGTTCATCCCGGGGGTGGAATACCGCTATGCCTTATGTCTGCTAAAATAGTAACCGAACTTATACAAGCGCCATGA
- the tnpB gene encoding IS66 family insertion sequence element accessory protein TnpB (TnpB, as the term is used for proteins encoded by IS66 family insertion elements, is considered an accessory protein, since TnpC, encoded by a neighboring gene, is a DDE family transposase.) yields the protein MFSLGSSHNYHFYRKSCDMRKSFNGLSGLVKNELNREPTSGDVFVFLNRNRTHLKLLHWERGGFVLYYKRLERGSFTPPVIKEDQTSFTWPQLVLMIEGITVEKSVQKLRYSH from the coding sequence ATGTTCTCCCTAGGTTCCTCCCATAATTATCACTTTTATCGTAAGTCTTGTGATATGCGAAAATCATTTAATGGCCTGAGCGGACTGGTAAAAAATGAACTCAACCGGGAGCCTACCAGCGGCGATGTGTTCGTTTTTCTTAACCGGAATCGCACCCATCTCAAGCTGCTCCACTGGGAGCGGGGCGGCTTTGTTTTATACTACAAACGCCTGGAGCGTGGAAGCTTCACTCCGCCCGTAATTAAAGAAGATCAGACCAGTTTTACCTGGCCGCAATTGGTGCTGATGATAGAGGGTATTACGGTTGAAAAAAGTGTTCAGAAACTGCGCTATTCTCACTAG
- a CDS encoding response regulator → MQESEKDLDILLIDDHHMIMEGYKNVISKAKIFSALNFNIEMADNCEYAWEKIKTGNYSVVFLDINFPVLEESKIHSGEDLGVRIKTEFPEIKIIILTVLEDHFRIFNILSNIQPDGFLIKGETTSKELIHCLEKVLYSPPYYGSKISNLLRSGVAQKSSIDEIDRVILYQLSLGTKTKDLPKYVNLSLRAVEDRKKKLKEVFGVRGEGNKALLEKARESGYI, encoded by the coding sequence ATGCAGGAGTCAGAAAAGGATTTAGATATTTTATTAATAGATGATCACCATATGATTATGGAAGGATATAAAAACGTAATATCTAAAGCTAAAATTTTCAGTGCTCTCAATTTTAATATTGAAATGGCAGATAATTGCGAATATGCCTGGGAAAAAATTAAAACAGGTAATTATTCTGTAGTTTTTCTGGATATTAATTTTCCTGTTTTAGAAGAAAGTAAAATCCATTCAGGGGAAGACCTGGGGGTTAGAATAAAAACTGAGTTTCCCGAAATCAAAATTATAATACTTACTGTTTTAGAAGATCATTTCAGAATTTTCAACATTTTGTCAAATATTCAACCAGATGGTTTTTTAATAAAGGGCGAAACAACTTCCAAGGAATTAATTCATTGTTTAGAGAAAGTTTTATACTCACCTCCTTATTATGGTTCTAAAATTTCAAATCTTCTTCGTTCGGGAGTAGCCCAAAAATCCTCAATAGACGAAATTGATAGAGTGATTCTTTACCAGCTTTCTTTAGGAACCAAGACTAAAGATCTCCCCAAATATGTGAACCTCTCTTTACGCGCGGTAGAGGATAGAAAGAAAAAACTTAAAGAAGTCTTTGGAGTTAGGGGAGAAGGTAATAAAGCATTATTGGAAAAGGCCAGGGAGAGTGGATATATTTGA